One region of Thermoplasma sp. Kam2015 genomic DNA includes:
- a CDS encoding ferrochelatase yields the protein MKSALLLLSYGSPERIEDVDEYLKNIFNGKQVPEAVREENLKKYEMFGGRSPSNRIIESIGKKLQDRFGGEIDVLLAYKHWNPSIEEIAGNLAGYDNVVAMPLFSFYSESVRDSYLNPLLAAFKRYNISARMEFVNGLANNDLFQPMWANIISECTGSKTFHIFDAHSLPNAQREEDYLFWLRYSTYKISQILGISHSDFGFQGGHEGWLGPSIYSLIDKIEEKNVTVIPISFLYDHLEILYDLDYEFRKALEARGKIYTRVKMPNDSPMMINLIDRVTRSAITHLSGEMINRGTSTRVRAESRT from the coding sequence ATGAAATCTGCTCTTCTTTTGCTTTCCTACGGAAGCCCAGAGAGAATTGAAGACGTTGACGAATACCTCAAGAATATATTCAACGGCAAGCAGGTTCCAGAGGCTGTGAGAGAGGAAAATCTGAAAAAGTATGAGATGTTCGGCGGCAGATCGCCATCCAACAGGATAATTGAGAGCATAGGCAAGAAGCTGCAGGATAGGTTTGGCGGTGAGATAGATGTTCTGTTGGCTTACAAGCACTGGAACCCCTCGATAGAGGAGATTGCCGGTAATCTGGCCGGATATGACAATGTTGTGGCTATGCCACTGTTCTCATTTTATTCAGAGAGCGTGAGAGATTCATATCTCAATCCCCTCCTTGCAGCATTCAAACGTTATAACATATCTGCCAGAATGGAATTTGTCAATGGCCTGGCCAACAACGATCTATTCCAGCCCATGTGGGCTAACATAATATCCGAATGCACAGGTAGTAAAACATTTCACATCTTTGACGCCCACAGTCTTCCAAACGCTCAGAGAGAGGAGGATTATCTCTTCTGGCTCCGCTATTCCACATATAAGATATCACAGATACTGGGTATAAGTCATTCTGATTTTGGATTCCAAGGGGGACATGAAGGCTGGCTTGGGCCTAGCATATACAGCCTCATCGATAAGATAGAGGAGAAGAATGTCACTGTAATACCGATATCATTCCTCTACGACCATCTGGAGATACTTTACGATCTTGATTATGAATTCAGAAAGGCGCTGGAGGCAAGAGGTAAGATCTATACAAGGGTCAAGATGCCCAACGATTCGCCTATGATGATTAACCTCATCGATCGCGTGACCAGATCAGCAATAACCCATCTCAGTGGAGAAATGATCAATAGAGGCACTTCCACCCGCGTTAGGGCTGAAAGCCGTACCTAA
- a CDS encoding cytidine/deoxycytidylate deaminase family protein, whose amino-acid sequence METIRRPTWDEYFMRMAYLAASRTNCIRRKVGAVIVKDKNVLATGYNGPPSGTAHCDVVGCIREDLKVPSGERHELCRGLHAEQNAIIQAAVHGVSIKDATIYVTTHPCVVCSKMIMNAQIKEIVYAEGYPDELAELMLLESDIKVRKFTLPDQEVKAMIGEFYYLEGED is encoded by the coding sequence GTGGAAACTATAAGAAGACCAACATGGGACGAGTACTTTATGCGCATGGCCTATCTGGCCGCCTCCAGGACAAACTGCATCAGGAGGAAGGTTGGGGCGGTTATAGTCAAGGACAAGAACGTACTCGCCACAGGTTACAATGGGCCACCGAGCGGTACTGCCCACTGCGATGTTGTTGGTTGTATACGTGAGGACTTAAAAGTACCCTCGGGTGAAAGGCATGAACTATGCCGCGGACTGCACGCCGAGCAGAACGCGATCATACAAGCTGCGGTGCATGGTGTGAGCATAAAGGACGCCACCATATATGTAACAACCCATCCATGCGTGGTATGTTCCAAGATGATAATGAACGCACAGATAAAGGAGATAGTGTATGCTGAGGGGTATCCAGACGAACTTGCGGAGCTAATGCTTCTTGAGAGCGACATCAAGGTGAGGAAATTCACGCTCCCCGATCAGGAGGTAAAGGCAATGATCGGCGAATTCTATTACCTTGAGGGTGAGGATTGA